One segment of Candidatus Acidiferrales bacterium DNA contains the following:
- a CDS encoding metalloregulator ArsR/SmtB family transcription factor yields the protein MSRRKPSRAFAARRAHALTFAALGDATRLVIVAKLSGGRPRSISQLTAGSRLTRQAITKHLRVLESAGVVRSIRSGRESLFEFHPEPVEDLKKYLELVSAQWDRSLARLKYFVER from the coding sequence ATGTCACGAAGAAAGCCTAGCCGCGCGTTCGCCGCACGCCGCGCTCATGCGCTCACCTTCGCCGCGCTTGGCGACGCGACGCGCCTCGTCATTGTCGCCAAGCTCTCCGGCGGTCGCCCGCGTTCCATCTCGCAACTCACCGCGGGCTCGCGCCTGACGCGCCAGGCCATCACCAAGCATCTTCGCGTCCTCGAATCTGCCGGCGTGGTTCGCAGTATCCGCTCCGGTCGCGAGAGCCTCTTCGAATTCCATCCCGAGCCTGTCGAAGACCTCAAAAAATATCTCGAACTCGTCTCCGCCCAGTGGGATCGCTCTCTCGCCCGCCTCAAATACTTCGTCGAACGCTGA
- a CDS encoding SRPBCC family protein, whose amino-acid sequence MPDSQSVTDRIVKRMELKAPISRVWRALTDHREFGEWFRVKIDGPFVPGQVSRGHITYPGYEHIQWEAVIQKMERERLFSFTWPHPKSFDKTGTQDYSGEPTTLVEFRLEKTPTGTLLTIIESGFDNLPADRRLDAFRRNEGGWTEQMKNLEAYVTKKA is encoded by the coding sequence ATGCCCGACTCACAGAGCGTCACCGACCGTATCGTCAAGCGCATGGAACTCAAAGCGCCCATCTCCCGCGTCTGGCGCGCTCTCACCGACCACCGCGAATTCGGCGAATGGTTCCGCGTCAAAATCGACGGCCCCTTCGTCCCCGGTCAGGTCTCTCGCGGCCACATCACGTATCCCGGCTACGAACACATCCAATGGGAAGCCGTCATCCAGAAAATGGAGCGCGAGCGCCTTTTTTCCTTCACCTGGCCTCATCCGAAATCTTTCGACAAGACCGGGACGCAGGATTATTCCGGCGAACCCACCACGCTCGTGGAATTTCGTCTCGAGAAAACTCCCACAGGCACTTTGCTTACGATCATCGAGTCCGGCTTTGACAATCTTCCCGCCGATCGCCGTCTCGACGCTTTCCGCCGCAATGAAGGCGGCTGGACCGAGCAGATGAAGAACCTCGAGGCCTATGTCACGAAGAAAGCCTAG
- a CDS encoding DoxX-like family protein — protein MHDFAIAFPPLIVIRTSVAAVWVYEGLWCKILGRVKTQLEVVTAVPRLGPRFGGAFLKMLGAVEVTLAAWVMAGTEPRLCAIMQTALLVLMNANGLLWARRIIREPAGMIVKNIAFLVLVWVCGAIPGSKL, from the coding sequence GTGCACGATTTCGCAATCGCGTTCCCGCCATTAATTGTGATTCGAACCAGCGTCGCGGCAGTGTGGGTGTACGAGGGGCTATGGTGCAAGATTCTGGGGCGCGTGAAAACGCAGCTAGAGGTAGTGACGGCGGTGCCGCGGCTGGGGCCACGATTTGGAGGCGCGTTCCTGAAAATGCTTGGCGCCGTGGAGGTGACGCTGGCCGCATGGGTGATGGCTGGAACCGAGCCGAGATTGTGCGCGATTATGCAGACGGCTTTGCTGGTGTTGATGAATGCGAACGGATTGCTATGGGCACGCCGGATTATTCGCGAGCCGGCGGGAATGATCGTGAAGAACATTGCGTTTTTGGTGCTGGTGTGGGTGTGCGGGGCGATCCCCGGAAGCAAGCTGTGA
- a CDS encoding DUF3419 family protein, whose protein sequence is MKSETAWRAGRLGWRNGSQRLLFGRMYEDAEIERAAFRGKGRVFCIASAGDTAQRLADEHEVVACDINPVQLAYAERRASGGPAEIGDAERAMRFARRLMPLAGWREEALREFLEMSDVAAQRTFWREHFDTWRFRVGFDLLMSAPALHVMYAQNFLSFLPAKFGEVMRKRLERGFARHPNAANPYARALLLCESSERISPKNANIRFVAGDAASWLESCPEGYFDAFTLSNILDGAEPEYRARLARAVQRAAANDAVVVLRSFGEPSQSVENNQAECDRAMLWGVVERRGARTFFA, encoded by the coding sequence GTGAAATCGGAAACTGCGTGGCGGGCGGGGCGGCTCGGGTGGAGAAATGGTTCGCAGCGGCTGCTTTTTGGGCGGATGTATGAGGATGCGGAGATCGAACGCGCGGCGTTTCGGGGAAAAGGCCGCGTTTTTTGCATCGCTTCGGCGGGCGACACGGCGCAGCGGCTAGCGGATGAGCATGAAGTCGTAGCCTGCGACATCAATCCCGTGCAACTTGCGTATGCGGAGCGGCGCGCGAGTGGCGGTCCAGCGGAAATCGGCGACGCCGAGCGCGCGATGAGATTCGCGCGCCGGTTGATGCCGCTGGCGGGCTGGCGCGAGGAAGCCCTGCGCGAGTTTCTAGAGATGTCGGACGTCGCGGCGCAGAGGACTTTTTGGCGCGAGCATTTCGATACATGGCGATTTCGTGTGGGGTTTGATTTGCTGATGTCCGCGCCAGCCTTGCACGTGATGTATGCGCAAAATTTTCTTTCTTTCCTGCCCGCAAAATTCGGCGAAGTGATGCGGAAGCGGCTGGAACGGGGATTTGCGCGGCATCCGAACGCTGCGAATCCCTACGCGCGAGCGCTGCTGCTCTGCGAATCGAGCGAGAGAATTTCGCCGAAGAACGCGAACATTCGATTCGTTGCGGGGGATGCGGCATCGTGGCTGGAATCGTGTCCAGAGGGATATTTTGATGCATTTACACTCTCGAACATTCTGGACGGAGCAGAGCCGGAATATCGCGCGCGATTAGCGCGGGCCGTACAGCGCGCGGCAGCGAATGATGCCGTCGTAGTTTTGAGAAGCTTCGGTGAGCCATCGCAGAGCGTCGAGAACAACCAGGCTGAATGCGATCGCGCGATGCTGTGGGGAGTGGTGGAACGGCGCGGCGCACGGACGTTTTTTGCATGA
- the gap gene encoding type I glyceraldehyde-3-phosphate dehydrogenase encodes MAVKVAINGFGRIGRNIFRAGIGDPAVEFVAVNDLTDAKTLGHLLKYDSILGNLPNRVTATEDSIQVDGRSVRVFRVKELDKVDWPSTGAEIVVESAGVFNKGPEARKHIRGPVKKVLITAPATDPDCTLVLGVNDKTYDPAKHHVISNASCTTNCLAPVAKVLHETFGIAVGTMTTIHSYTNDQRLLDLPHKDLRRARAAALSMIPTSTGAAKALHLVIPELKGKLDGYAMRVPTPNVSVVDLSVMLEKTATPESINAAFRAAAEGRLKGILEYTEEDLVSIDFRGNPHSAIVDASYTRVVGTNCAKVLAWYDNEWGYSSRCLDLIKMMAARL; translated from the coding sequence ATGGCAGTAAAAGTGGCGATCAACGGATTCGGGCGCATTGGGCGAAATATATTTCGCGCGGGGATCGGCGATCCGGCCGTTGAGTTTGTGGCGGTGAACGACCTGACCGACGCGAAAACGCTTGGGCATCTTCTGAAATACGACTCGATTCTTGGGAATTTGCCGAACCGCGTTACGGCGACGGAAGACTCGATACAAGTGGATGGGCGAAGCGTCCGCGTTTTTCGCGTGAAAGAATTGGACAAGGTGGACTGGCCATCGACGGGCGCGGAAATCGTGGTGGAGTCAGCGGGCGTGTTCAACAAAGGGCCGGAGGCGCGGAAGCACATTCGCGGGCCGGTGAAAAAAGTGCTGATTACAGCGCCGGCGACGGACCCGGATTGTACGCTGGTGCTGGGCGTGAATGACAAGACGTACGATCCGGCGAAGCATCATGTGATTTCCAATGCGTCGTGCACGACAAATTGCCTGGCGCCGGTGGCCAAAGTGCTGCACGAGACGTTTGGAATTGCCGTGGGAACGATGACGACGATCCATTCGTACACAAACGACCAGCGGCTGCTCGATTTGCCGCACAAGGATTTGCGGCGGGCGAGGGCGGCGGCGCTGTCTATGATTCCGACGTCGACGGGAGCGGCCAAGGCGCTGCATCTGGTGATTCCGGAGCTGAAGGGAAAGCTCGATGGATATGCGATGCGCGTGCCGACGCCGAATGTGAGCGTGGTGGACCTGTCGGTGATGCTGGAAAAGACGGCGACGCCGGAAAGCATCAACGCGGCGTTTCGCGCGGCGGCGGAAGGACGGCTCAAGGGAATTCTGGAGTACACGGAAGAGGACCTGGTGTCGATCGATTTTCGCGGGAATCCACATTCGGCGATTGTGGACGCGAGCTATACGCGCGTGGTGGGAACGAATTGCGCGAAGGTGCTGGCGTGGTACGACAATGAATGGGGTTATTCATCGCGATGCCTGGATTTGATCAAGATGATGGCGGCACGGCTGTAA
- a CDS encoding phosphoglycerate kinase: MHKLSIRDLELKGKRVFVRADFNVPLADGKVADDTRIRATLPTLRLAMERGARVVVASHLGRPKGKPEEKYSLAPVAARLKELLGKPVVFASDCVGEGPMSRSRALKDGDVMLLENVRFHAEEEKNDEKFSKQLAELCDGIFVCDAFGSAHRAHASVVGITHFVQKAAAGLLMEQELKYLGQAMSNPERPFVAILGGAKVSDKIEVIENLMKIANTMLIGGAMAYTFFRAKGYTTGKSLVEEDKVELALTLLGEARERHCAIVLPVDHVLARGLEEGAQTQITGVEGTPADWMGLDIGPKTIDLFCREIAGAKTIVWNGPVGMFEKPAFARGTLAIAQAVADATMKGATSIVGGGDSVAAVEQAGVAGKISHISTGGGASLEFLAGRKLPGVEALTNC; this comes from the coding sequence ATGCACAAACTCTCGATACGCGACCTGGAATTGAAAGGAAAGCGCGTGTTCGTGCGCGCGGATTTCAATGTGCCGCTGGCAGATGGGAAGGTCGCAGACGACACACGCATCCGCGCGACGCTGCCGACGCTGCGGCTGGCGATGGAACGCGGGGCGCGAGTTGTGGTGGCTTCGCACTTGGGACGACCGAAGGGAAAACCAGAAGAAAAATACAGCCTGGCGCCGGTGGCGGCGCGGCTGAAGGAACTGCTGGGCAAGCCCGTCGTTTTTGCGTCGGATTGCGTGGGGGAAGGGCCGATGTCGCGGAGCCGCGCGCTGAAGGACGGCGATGTGATGCTGCTCGAAAATGTGCGGTTCCACGCGGAAGAAGAGAAAAACGATGAGAAGTTTTCGAAGCAGCTCGCGGAGTTGTGCGACGGGATTTTCGTGTGCGACGCGTTCGGGTCGGCGCACCGCGCGCACGCGTCCGTGGTGGGCATCACGCATTTCGTGCAGAAAGCGGCGGCGGGGCTGCTGATGGAACAGGAGTTGAAATATCTCGGACAGGCGATGAGCAATCCGGAGCGGCCGTTTGTGGCGATACTGGGTGGCGCGAAAGTCTCGGACAAAATCGAAGTGATTGAGAATTTGATGAAGATCGCCAACACGATGCTGATCGGCGGTGCGATGGCGTATACATTCTTTCGCGCGAAGGGATATACGACGGGGAAATCGCTGGTCGAAGAAGATAAGGTGGAACTGGCGCTGACGCTGCTGGGCGAAGCACGCGAGCGGCATTGCGCGATTGTGCTGCCCGTTGACCACGTGCTGGCGCGCGGACTGGAAGAAGGCGCGCAGACGCAGATCACTGGAGTCGAAGGCACGCCGGCGGACTGGATGGGGCTGGACATCGGGCCGAAGACGATTGATTTGTTTTGCAGAGAAATTGCGGGGGCGAAGACGATTGTGTGGAATGGGCCGGTGGGAATGTTCGAGAAGCCGGCGTTTGCGCGAGGGACGCTGGCGATTGCGCAGGCTGTGGCGGACGCGACAATGAAAGGCGCGACATCGATTGTCGGCGGCGGGGACAGCGTGGCGGCGGTGGAACAGGCAGGAGTGGCGGGGAAAATTTCGCACATTTCGACAGGCGGCGGAGCTTCGCTGGAGTTTCTGGCGGGACGAAAGTTGCCCGGCGTTGAAGCGCTGACGAATTGTTGA
- the tpiA gene encoding triose-phosphate isomerase, which produces MRRPVIAGNWKMHKTLAETRAFFEAFKPLVAGTKHCDIILAPAFTAVATAVEEAKGSAIGIAAQDAYWEREGAFTGEVSMGMLVEAGCRAVILGHSERRQYFGETDATVNRKTKAAVAAGLQPIVCVGERLEERETRKTEEVLERQFAGGMATLTDAEFSRILIAYEPVWAIGTGKTATPEMAEEAHRFIRRLVAKKFGADKAAACRILYGGSVKPENIRGLMAQDDIDGALVGGASLEPRAFSNIVNY; this is translated from the coding sequence GTGCGGCGACCAGTCATCGCAGGGAATTGGAAAATGCACAAGACGCTCGCAGAGACGCGGGCGTTTTTCGAGGCGTTCAAGCCGCTGGTTGCGGGAACGAAGCACTGCGACATCATTCTTGCACCGGCGTTCACGGCGGTTGCGACTGCGGTGGAGGAGGCGAAGGGGAGTGCGATTGGAATCGCGGCGCAGGATGCGTACTGGGAACGCGAAGGGGCGTTCACGGGCGAAGTGTCGATGGGAATGCTGGTTGAAGCCGGTTGCCGCGCAGTGATTTTAGGGCATTCCGAGCGCAGGCAATACTTCGGTGAGACGGATGCGACGGTGAATCGCAAGACCAAGGCGGCAGTTGCGGCGGGATTGCAGCCGATTGTTTGCGTAGGAGAGAGACTGGAAGAGCGAGAAACAAGGAAGACGGAAGAGGTGCTGGAGCGCCAATTTGCGGGCGGAATGGCAACGTTGACCGATGCGGAGTTCTCGCGTATTCTGATTGCTTACGAGCCGGTTTGGGCGATTGGCACGGGCAAGACGGCGACGCCAGAGATGGCCGAGGAAGCGCATCGCTTTATTCGGCGTCTCGTTGCGAAGAAATTCGGCGCGGATAAGGCAGCAGCGTGCAGGATTCTTTACGGCGGCAGCGTGAAACCGGAAAATATCCGTGGCCTGATGGCGCAGGACGATATTGATGGCGCGCTGGTCGGCGGAGCGAGCCTTGAGCCACGGGCATTTTCAAATATTGTGAACTATTAG
- the secG gene encoding preprotein translocase subunit SecG, with protein sequence MPNAGKWGLALLAAVLLVWLGWHYSFVLVTLHVAVCLLLIFVIMLQSGNAADLAGAFGGAGSQTAFGPRGAATFLTKATTWCAIVFMMSSLALSLKRAPTTEQGSSILEQTMPTAPSKPASAPVQTPNQQNPAPHK encoded by the coding sequence ATGCCAAACGCAGGAAAATGGGGACTTGCATTGCTGGCAGCGGTGCTGCTGGTTTGGCTTGGATGGCACTATAGCTTCGTGCTGGTCACACTGCACGTAGCTGTGTGCCTGCTGTTGATATTCGTAATCATGCTGCAAAGCGGAAACGCGGCGGATTTGGCGGGAGCGTTCGGCGGAGCAGGGAGCCAGACGGCATTTGGTCCGCGCGGAGCGGCGACCTTTTTGACGAAAGCGACGACGTGGTGCGCGATTGTGTTCATGATGAGTTCGCTGGCGCTTTCCCTGAAGAGAGCACCGACGACGGAGCAGGGGAGTTCCATCCTGGAACAAACCATGCCGACGGCGCCGAGCAAACCAGCGTCTGCGCCGGTGCAGACTCCCAATCAGCAAAATCCTGCGCCGCATAAGTAA
- the coxB gene encoding cytochrome c oxidase subunit II has product MGSRKSNAGSAAPAVLLAIVILLLVGSTLYFHIAKTWWFPPAITPVGHEIDQQFFLTLVVTGIVFVLAQLALAWMVFKYRDHGQKAHFTRGNHALEVIWTTATLVIFVGLGALATHAWGQVHFSGIEPNAVQVEVTGVQFTWTFRYPGPDGKFGKIVPADIDASVENPLGLDPNDPAGKDDIVVSDLYVPVDREIELMIRSQDVIHSFFVRELRIKQDSVPGLIIPIHFRVEKTGDYEITCNQLCGLGHYHMHAIMHVLSEADFDQWERKQEAQNAQ; this is encoded by the coding sequence ATGGGTTCGAGAAAATCGAATGCAGGATCAGCAGCTCCCGCGGTTTTATTGGCCATTGTTATTCTACTTCTCGTTGGATCGACTCTCTATTTCCACATAGCAAAGACATGGTGGTTTCCTCCGGCGATCACGCCGGTTGGCCATGAAATCGACCAGCAATTTTTCCTGACGCTGGTGGTTACGGGAATCGTGTTCGTGCTGGCGCAACTGGCGCTGGCATGGATGGTATTCAAGTACCGCGATCACGGACAAAAGGCGCATTTCACGCGCGGAAACCACGCGCTGGAAGTGATCTGGACGACGGCGACGCTGGTGATTTTCGTCGGTCTGGGCGCGCTGGCCACGCATGCATGGGGGCAAGTGCACTTTTCGGGCATCGAACCGAACGCGGTGCAAGTGGAAGTTACGGGAGTGCAGTTTACGTGGACGTTCCGCTATCCGGGGCCGGACGGGAAATTTGGGAAGATCGTTCCGGCGGATATCGATGCGTCGGTGGAGAATCCGCTGGGATTGGATCCGAATGATCCCGCCGGGAAAGACGACATCGTCGTTTCGGACTTGTACGTCCCAGTCGATCGGGAGATCGAATTGATGATTCGGTCGCAGGACGTGATTCACAGCTTTTTCGTCCGCGAACTGCGTATCAAGCAGGATTCGGTTCCCGGGCTCATCATACCGATTCATTTCCGGGTGGAGAAAACAGGAGATTACGAAATCACGTGCAATCAGTTGTGCGGGCTGGGGCATTATCACATGCACGCGATCATGCACGTGCTGTCGGAGGCGGATTTCGATCAGTGGGAGAGGAAGCAGGAGGCACAGAACGCGCAATGA
- a CDS encoding cbb3-type cytochrome c oxidase subunit I, producing the protein MSAHAGPVHHAEAPKGFIRHYIFSVDHKIIGTQYILLGLSAVTIGMVLSLIMRIHLVWPNAHLWGFANGIVSPEDYLRVVTMHGTLMVFFVLTTVPQSGFGNYFLPIQIGAPDMAFPRINMLSFWFTFLAMIVLLASAFVPGGASISGWTSYAPLSAVGEVAGPGLGMGQTLWVVSIALFCAASLMSALNFLGTTIDLRTKGLSLMRMPLTVWGWFITACLALLAFGVLLAACILLLLDRLASTSFFIPANLDVSGVLLHHGGGSPLLWQHLFWFFGHPEVYIAILPGMGIISHVLSTFSRKPVFGYKAMVYSLSAIGFLSFTVWGHHMFISGMNPYSALAFSIITLVIGVPSAIKTFNWLGTLWGGRIQFTAAMLFAIGFVSLFVTGGLSGIFLAQPALDLYLHDTYYVIGHFHLIMGVAAIFAMFAATYYWFPKMFGRHMNETIGKIHFWCTFLGVYCIFMPMHYLGYAGDPRRYASIESVNYLLPLHPVHYFISIAAFFTASAQLLFYWNFFWSIKHGKPAERNPWHGTTLEWSVSTPVPHDNFAGHYPTIYRGPYEYSVPGMRDDYVPQDLAPELVAKA; encoded by the coding sequence ATGAGCGCGCACGCAGGCCCAGTGCATCACGCGGAAGCGCCCAAGGGATTTATCCGGCATTACATCTTCAGCGTCGACCACAAAATTATTGGGACGCAATACATCCTGCTGGGGCTTTCGGCGGTGACGATTGGAATGGTTCTGTCGCTGATCATGCGCATCCATCTGGTCTGGCCAAATGCGCACCTGTGGGGATTCGCGAATGGGATCGTTTCGCCGGAGGACTATCTGCGCGTGGTTACGATGCACGGAACACTGATGGTGTTTTTCGTGCTGACAACCGTGCCGCAGAGCGGATTCGGCAATTACTTTCTGCCGATTCAAATCGGCGCGCCAGACATGGCGTTTCCACGAATCAACATGCTGTCGTTCTGGTTCACGTTCCTGGCCATGATTGTGCTGCTGGCTTCGGCATTCGTGCCCGGCGGCGCGTCGATCAGCGGATGGACCTCTTATGCGCCATTAAGCGCGGTAGGCGAAGTCGCAGGGCCAGGATTAGGAATGGGGCAGACGCTGTGGGTGGTGAGCATCGCGCTGTTTTGCGCCGCTTCGCTGATGTCGGCGCTGAATTTCCTAGGGACGACGATTGATTTGCGAACCAAGGGTCTTTCGCTGATGCGCATGCCGCTGACCGTGTGGGGATGGTTCATCACGGCGTGCCTGGCGCTGCTGGCGTTCGGCGTATTGCTGGCGGCGTGCATCCTGCTGCTGCTCGACCGGCTGGCTTCGACGAGCTTTTTCATTCCGGCAAATCTCGATGTGAGCGGCGTGCTGCTGCATCACGGAGGCGGGTCACCGCTGCTATGGCAGCACCTGTTCTGGTTCTTCGGACACCCGGAGGTTTACATCGCAATCCTGCCGGGCATGGGAATCATCTCGCATGTACTTTCGACGTTTTCGCGCAAACCGGTGTTCGGTTACAAGGCGATGGTCTATTCACTGAGCGCGATTGGCTTCCTGAGCTTTACGGTCTGGGGCCATCATATGTTCATCAGCGGAATGAATCCTTACTCCGCTCTCGCGTTTTCGATTATCACGCTGGTAATCGGGGTGCCGTCGGCCATCAAGACATTCAATTGGCTCGGGACGCTGTGGGGCGGGCGAATTCAATTCACTGCGGCGATGCTATTCGCGATCGGATTTGTGTCACTGTTTGTGACCGGCGGACTGTCAGGGATTTTCCTGGCGCAGCCGGCGCTGGATTTGTATCTGCATGACACGTACTACGTCATCGGACACTTCCACCTGATTATGGGCGTGGCGGCGATCTTCGCGATGTTCGCAGCGACGTATTACTGGTTCCCAAAGATGTTTGGGCGGCACATGAATGAGACGATCGGGAAGATCCATTTCTGGTGCACGTTCCTGGGCGTCTACTGCATCTTCATGCCGATGCATTATCTGGGATACGCGGGCGATCCGCGACGGTATGCGAGCATCGAATCCGTGAATTATCTGCTTCCGCTGCATCCGGTGCACTATTTCATCAGCATCGCGGCGTTTTTCACGGCGAGCGCACAACTGCTCTTCTATTGGAATTTCTTCTGGAGCATCAAGCACGGAAAGCCGGCGGAGCGGAATCCGTGGCATGGGACGACGCTCGAATGGTCGGTGAGCACGCCCGTGCCGCACGACAATTTCGCAGGGCATTATCCGACGATCTATCGCGGACCATACGAATACAGCGTGCCGGGGATGAGGGACGATTACGTTCCGCAAGACCTGGCTCCGGAACTCGTGGCCAAGGCCTGA
- a CDS encoding cytochrome c oxidase subunit 3, translating into MPHSTTTDELEIIISGGGPKKPGGGGPGDGGDGSSGGGGSALPQRVYVTGITIGMGAILMFFMALVSAFIVRKGMGNDWRAFAIPRVLWLNTAILLASSGTMIYARRLFKRGDSAGFRHWWAMTTMLGLLFLAGQLIAWRQMVASGFYLATNPSSSFFYVLTAAHGAHLLGGIFALGYVGWLRLRKLTLETATEVAALYWHFMDGLWIFLFLLLLLGR; encoded by the coding sequence ATGCCGCATAGCACAACAACCGACGAGCTAGAGATCATCATCTCCGGCGGCGGACCGAAAAAGCCCGGAGGAGGCGGTCCGGGCGACGGCGGCGATGGATCTTCTGGAGGAGGGGGATCGGCGCTGCCTCAGCGCGTCTACGTGACGGGAATTACGATTGGGATGGGCGCGATTCTAATGTTTTTCATGGCGCTCGTCAGCGCGTTCATTGTTCGCAAGGGGATGGGGAACGATTGGCGCGCGTTTGCGATTCCCCGGGTTTTGTGGCTGAACACAGCGATTCTGCTGGCCAGCAGCGGAACGATGATTTATGCGCGGCGACTTTTCAAACGCGGGGACAGCGCAGGATTCCGGCACTGGTGGGCGATGACGACGATGCTGGGGCTGCTGTTTCTGGCAGGGCAATTGATTGCGTGGCGGCAGATGGTGGCTTCGGGATTCTATCTGGCGACGAATCCAAGCAGCAGTTTTTTTTACGTACTGACAGCAGCGCACGGAGCGCATTTGCTCGGCGGAATTTTCGCACTAGGCTATGTCGGCTGGCTTCGACTGCGGAAGCTGACGCTTGAAACAGCGACCGAAGTGGCGGCGCTTTATTGGCACTTCATGGATGGGCTGTGGATTTTTCTCTTCTTACTTTTACTGTTGGGACGGTGA
- a CDS encoding cytochrome c oxidase subunit 3 — MDTLTGTAWDGGAAPFATNTKKLGMWLFLLSDSLTFSTAILAYAYLRLSSANWPRPFEFSPAVVNATFLTFILLSSSLTMVMAVAAAHRDEIRKAVIYVLLTAVGGIAFVVLHLMEWFRLFAEGVTPWSNHFVVDGQPGDPLFGGTFFGLTGLHMLHVSIGVIYLCIIAYGFGRRKFNADHVEVSGLYWHFVDLVWMFIFPMVYLMSVSLKG; from the coding sequence ATGGATACACTGACAGGAACGGCGTGGGATGGTGGCGCGGCGCCGTTTGCCACGAACACGAAAAAGCTGGGAATGTGGCTGTTCCTGCTTTCCGACTCGCTGACGTTTTCGACGGCAATTCTGGCTTACGCATACCTGAGATTATCGAGCGCGAATTGGCCGCGGCCATTTGAGTTTTCACCAGCGGTCGTGAACGCGACGTTTCTGACGTTCATTCTTCTCTCCAGCAGCTTGACGATGGTGATGGCCGTGGCGGCGGCGCACCGTGACGAAATTCGCAAAGCCGTGATTTATGTTCTTCTGACGGCGGTCGGCGGAATTGCATTCGTCGTGCTGCACTTGATGGAGTGGTTCCGATTGTTCGCTGAGGGCGTGACGCCGTGGTCGAATCACTTTGTGGTGGACGGGCAGCCGGGCGATCCGCTGTTTGGTGGGACGTTTTTCGGGTTGACAGGGCTGCACATGCTGCACGTGTCCATCGGCGTGATTTATCTGTGCATTATCGCGTACGGATTCGGACGGCGAAAATTCAACGCGGATCATGTGGAAGTGAGCGGTCTTTACTGGCACTTCGTCGATTTGGTTTGGATGTTCATATTTCCGATGGTGTATTTGATGTCCGTCAGTCTGAAAGGCTAA
- a CDS encoding cytochrome C oxidase subunit IV family protein yields MSAHGTTVEATHQPGSKKLFMWVWFWLLILTGVETFLAYLQLQPRLMLTLLIGLSLIKAALIVAYFMHLRFEKIGLFLIIVPSLVFCLTMILIFVFPDSLRIAQLSGLGH; encoded by the coding sequence ATGAGCGCGCATGGGACAACGGTTGAAGCAACACACCAACCCGGATCGAAGAAACTGTTCATGTGGGTATGGTTCTGGCTATTGATTCTGACGGGGGTTGAAACTTTCCTGGCGTATTTGCAACTGCAACCCCGCCTCATGCTGACGCTGCTGATCGGGCTTTCGCTGATCAAAGCGGCGCTGATTGTAGCGTACTTCATGCACTTGCGATTCGAGAAGATTGGGCTATTCCTGATCATCGTTCCCTCGCTGGTTTTTTGCCTGACGATGATTTTGATCTTTGTGTTTCCGGATAGCCTGCGGATTGCGCAACTGAGCGGATTGGGGCACTAA